A genomic segment from Streptosporangium roseum DSM 43021 encodes:
- a CDS encoding PP2C family protein-serine/threonine phosphatase has translation MTAPPHDTLTILLIEDDAGDAFLVEELLGESDDPPKIIWVRSLAESRVRLTQDVQCVLVDLSLPDATGLEALEQVLSMAPHAAVLVLTGLNDTHVGAEAVAAGAQDFLVKQDVEARLLARAIRYAMERKRADLAQRRLVEAELLTKENSRLERGLLPVPLLEPGLLEHQARYLPGRRRALLAGDFWDTVQSPDGAVHVVVGDVCGHGPDEAALGVALRIAWRTLVLAGHTGNELLRTLDSVLRLERKSAEIFTTLCIVTIDPALGTARMHVVGHPPPLLIRDGVIGVVQGTPSGPPLGIFQGVDWSEIEVPLGADWSLLLYTDGLIEATVGGGPDLLGTEGLLRLVHEQGGIHLDRLIDRVIELNQDALSDDLAAVLISRGEKR, from the coding sequence GTGACCGCCCCTCCCCATGACACGCTCACGATCCTTCTCATCGAGGACGACGCGGGCGATGCCTTCCTCGTGGAGGAGCTGCTCGGCGAGTCGGACGATCCACCGAAGATCATCTGGGTGCGCAGCCTGGCGGAGAGCCGGGTACGGCTGACACAGGACGTGCAGTGCGTGCTCGTGGACCTCTCGCTGCCCGACGCGACCGGCCTCGAAGCGCTGGAGCAGGTGCTCTCCATGGCGCCGCACGCCGCCGTGCTCGTGCTGACCGGGCTGAACGACACCCACGTGGGCGCGGAGGCCGTGGCCGCGGGCGCCCAGGACTTCCTGGTCAAGCAGGACGTGGAGGCCCGGCTGCTGGCGCGGGCGATCCGCTACGCGATGGAGCGCAAGCGCGCCGACCTGGCCCAGCGCAGGCTGGTCGAGGCCGAGCTGCTCACCAAGGAGAACTCCCGCCTCGAACGCGGGCTGCTGCCGGTGCCGCTGCTGGAACCCGGGCTCCTGGAGCACCAGGCCCGCTACCTGCCCGGCCGCCGCCGGGCCCTGCTCGCCGGCGACTTCTGGGACACCGTGCAGAGCCCCGACGGCGCCGTGCACGTGGTGGTCGGCGACGTGTGCGGGCACGGCCCGGACGAGGCCGCGCTGGGCGTCGCGCTGCGGATCGCCTGGCGGACCCTGGTCCTCGCCGGGCACACCGGCAATGAGCTGCTGCGCACTCTCGACTCGGTGCTCCGCCTCGAACGCAAGTCCGCGGAGATCTTCACGACGCTGTGCATCGTCACGATCGACCCCGCGCTCGGCACCGCGCGCATGCACGTGGTCGGCCACCCGCCGCCCCTGCTGATCCGCGACGGCGTGATCGGCGTGGTCCAGGGCACCCCCTCGGGGCCGCCGCTCGGCATCTTCCAGGGCGTCGACTGGTCGGAGATCGAGGTGCCGCTGGGCGCCGACTGGTCCCTGCTGCTCTACACCGACGGCCTGATCGAGGCCACCGTCGGCGGCGGCCCCGACCTGCTCGGGACCGAGGGCCTGCTCCGCCTGGTCCACGAGCAGGGCGGGATCCACCTCGACCGGCTCATCGACCGGGTGATCGAGCTGAACCAGGACGCGCTCAGCGACGACCTCGCGGCCGTGCTCATCTCACGCGGCGAGAAGCGTTGA
- a CDS encoding sensor histidine kinase codes for MNVRHGLRPLPAATPATGFGKLRVGQWFLLAGVFILMVFTVAGAFTVISIEETREARVAVVDVVDPAALRALEISNALTSQESSVRAYGRTNEEASLQDYRKAVAAEAGALTAIDGLMSRMPEKRTVAAEVARLKAAGEAWRRDYAEKLIASVPTLKTEASNRQNAPVNAARFTEIRQSLTALQDHLNRLHVEGGLRLERGWQALYLALGGVAGVLVLAGIGSVLIVRHAVLRPMAELNGQVRAVAQGDFEHKLRVERPSELAELSSHVDAMRRRILTEWRRASEAQSKLEEQTTELRRSNGELEQFAYVASHDLQEPLRKVASFTQMLDQRYGDQLDDRAKQYIAFAVDGAKRMQLLINDLLDFSRVGRLGGERTAIDTGLSLQAALNNLAVTIEDAGATISSDDLPTVHGNRAQLTQLFQNLVGNAVKFRSQEPPRIHIGVRRDGDMWEFSCADNGIGIESKYTDRIFLIFQRLHGRDVYAGTGIGLALCKKIVEYHGGRIWVDGEEPDRPGTTFRWTLPYGDTDE; via the coding sequence TTGAACGTCCGCCACGGCCTGCGCCCCCTGCCCGCCGCCACCCCGGCGACGGGCTTCGGCAAGCTCCGGGTCGGGCAGTGGTTCCTGCTCGCGGGGGTGTTCATCCTGATGGTGTTCACCGTCGCCGGCGCCTTCACCGTCATCTCGATCGAGGAGACCCGCGAGGCCAGGGTGGCCGTGGTGGACGTCGTCGACCCCGCGGCGCTGCGCGCCCTGGAGATCTCCAACGCGCTGACCTCGCAGGAGAGCTCGGTCCGGGCCTACGGCAGGACCAACGAGGAGGCGTCCCTCCAGGACTACCGCAAGGCGGTCGCCGCGGAGGCCGGCGCGCTGACCGCGATCGACGGGCTGATGTCCCGGATGCCGGAGAAGCGGACGGTCGCCGCCGAGGTCGCCCGGCTGAAGGCGGCCGGAGAGGCCTGGCGGCGCGACTACGCGGAGAAGCTCATCGCCTCGGTGCCGACGTTGAAGACCGAGGCCTCCAACCGGCAGAACGCGCCCGTCAACGCCGCCCGCTTCACCGAGATCCGCCAGTCGCTCACCGCGCTCCAGGACCACCTGAACCGGCTGCACGTGGAGGGCGGCCTCCGGCTGGAGAGGGGCTGGCAGGCTCTCTACCTGGCGCTCGGCGGGGTGGCCGGTGTGCTGGTCCTGGCCGGGATCGGTTCCGTGCTCATCGTCCGGCACGCCGTACTGCGTCCGATGGCGGAGCTGAACGGCCAGGTCCGCGCGGTCGCCCAGGGAGACTTCGAGCACAAGCTCAGGGTCGAGCGCCCCTCCGAGCTGGCCGAGCTCTCCAGCCACGTGGACGCCATGCGGCGCCGCATCCTCACCGAGTGGCGGCGGGCCTCGGAGGCGCAGAGCAAGCTGGAGGAGCAGACGACGGAGCTGCGCCGCTCCAACGGCGAGCTGGAGCAGTTCGCCTACGTGGCGAGCCACGACCTGCAGGAGCCGCTGCGCAAGGTGGCCAGCTTCACCCAGATGCTCGACCAGCGCTACGGCGACCAGCTCGACGACCGTGCCAAGCAGTACATCGCCTTCGCCGTCGACGGCGCCAAGCGCATGCAGCTACTGATCAACGACCTGCTCGACTTCTCCCGGGTCGGCAGGCTCGGCGGCGAGCGGACCGCGATCGACACGGGCCTGTCCCTTCAGGCCGCGCTGAACAACCTCGCCGTGACGATCGAGGACGCCGGGGCCACGATCAGCTCCGACGACCTGCCCACCGTGCACGGCAACCGGGCCCAGCTCACCCAGCTCTTCCAGAACCTCGTCGGCAACGCGGTCAAGTTCCGCTCGCAGGAGCCGCCGCGGATCCACATCGGAGTCCGGCGCGACGGGGACATGTGGGAGTTCTCCTGCGCCGACAACGGGATAGGCATCGAGAGCAAATACACTGACAGGATCTTCCTGATCTTCCAGCGCCTGCACGGGCGCGACGTCTACGCCGGCACCGGCATCGGGCTGGCGCTGTGCAAGAAGATCGTCGAATACCACGGCGGCCGGATCTGGGTGGACGGCGAGGAGCCCGACAGACCCGGCACGACCTTCCGCTGGACCCTTCCTTACGGAGATACGGATGAATGA